In the Heptranchias perlo isolate sHepPer1 chromosome 4, sHepPer1.hap1, whole genome shotgun sequence genome, aagcagattcagtagtaactttcaaaaaggaattggataaattcttgaagggaaaaaaattgcagggctattgggtaAGAGtaagggagtgagactaattggatagctcttttaaagagctggcactgacacgatgggccaaacagcctccttCTATGATGTATAATTCTGTGATATAATTAATAGCTACCAATCTATGCAAAAAGTGCTTTGTTGAACGTAAATGATCAGGTTCAGAATATTTGGTGAATGTGTTATTGGCCTAGCAGCTGACTCAATAACAGCATGTGTATACAGACCTTGGAGCTGGTCACGTGTCCATTCTCTGCTTGGTAGTGGGGGgaccgaaggtggagaaggagaggaaaaacaattttaaaatgaggcaaaagaaaaaaaattaaaatgagaatGTTTCTGAATCCTGACTGGAAGTAACATGTCTGGTGAACAGCCAAGAAATCTCAATGTCTTACAGTAGATTTCCTTTCAGTGTTAAGATGTTCCACTCAACACCTTTAGATTTGGACTAAAATATGAAAACTGCAGTAGattaattgcatttttaaaatcatttcccCACTCTGCCATTTTCCTCATAAGTTCTGGCATGGTATTGAAGCTGTTAAGTTCTTACCCTAGTGGTGACAATGGAATATCCAGCAACAGCTTAGAAAGATAGAGATTGACAGAATCAGGAAACTTATTAATCTCTATAAGCAGCAATGACATGACTGATGCTGGAGATGAGAGGGTGAGCTGAATGCTACAACATACATTCAGATTGCTCAGCAGACGACCAAGTGGGGTGACATCACTCAGTGGATATTTGACAGCAGAATATGTTTTTCTGATATATGTTATCACTTTGCTCATACTGAGATGTAACTCCCAGACAGTATCCTAAACAGATAGTGTTAGACTTGGAACGCAACAGAAGAATGAgagcagcagcagggccaactTGTTATtagaaatgtaaggagtcgcacaccaccaggttatagtccaacagctttatttgaaatcacaagctttcggagctttgctccttcatcaggtgcagttccttacatttgtccaccccagtccatcaccggcatctccacatcatgttattaGAAAAGCTACTAAGCGCAGAACGAGTatatgaaaatgacgggcagggaAAGTCcacctggtccatcaaacctgccccacacaGACATGATGACTGAAGCATCATGATTGGAAATCCCCTACCCACCAGCAGCCACTCCAgtaatctcctaggagaggcaaaagccagataaaaacccaaggccaattagggaaattCCTCTCCCCCTTAATGGAACGAAAACTAGTCCAGAAGAGCACATTGAGGATGCTTATATTACATGGTATTTCATCCACCTTTTATAAGACGTGATCTCTCCGCCCACACCTCCCGAACCAGCCAGGAACTGGTTCAGCTCTTTTGAAGGTTTGCAGAGAATCAGCACTCACCATATATTTGTTTGAGGCTGGTACCTGCCTAAAGCAGGATGGGACCAGTAGATGTTAGTTACATTGCTGGCTCCACATTACCTTCTGGCTAGAGAGAACAGAGCATCTAATTGCAGGTTAAATTTCAATCTTAACAAAGAGCTGATGGGATAGTTGACTCTTTACTAACATTAAAAAGATGAACAATTGAACTGCCTGGGAATGTTTTAAACTTTGTTTCATATCAGTTACACTTATAGTGCAGCTGGTGAAAATTTGATGTGATACGAACCTACCTCCACAACGTGCTGTCGTACCAGTTGTCTAATTTATTTGTCTGACTCGAAACCCAAGTTACATCGTACTGTAAGCATTGATATGAAGCTAAAACTCCTTTGCATCAGTGATAAATATGTAGTGCAACTATAAGTCAGCCCACTTCAGTCTTCGGTCTATGTCAAATTATTATTTCAGGTAATTGTTAAATCTCACATTACAATTAAATAGACTCAAGGCAATAGACAACCAGCTCACAGAGGCAAATATCAGGTGTACAATAAGGCTCTAACTGTCCATTTTTcttctcaaataatgaaacacctGAAAAATCCAGTATGCACTCACCTCAAACTGTGcacaattatatatatatacatatatatatatatatagttaaaAATAATGGTAACCTCCTTCATTGTGAACACTACAAGACTGGGCCATTGTTCACAATCAGGAATTTCTGTCCTCCCAAGCGATACTCCTGATGACAGTGCACCTGTAGTCTGTTACATTACCAGAATGTTAAAATCATCAAGAGTTCCTGACCATTAACCAAgggcctctgctggaaagtgtgtaggagtggatgtcaggtgaggacaagaaCGGGTTCAGCTgtaatgccctccacagttgaatggcTTGCCAGCATTAATTGTCTAGGTTCGGATGTGAAGGAAAAGCTACCATTGAGAATCAATTGGAAACTACATTCCTGGGCTTCCACTCCACCAGTATGCAACTGATCAGTGATCAGGGACATCACAGCACACAGGGCAATATCATTTCCTGTGCAGCAGTCACAATTATTTAATTTCATAGCCAGGTAATGAAAGCAAAATTCCAGAACATATATCTCAGCAAAAAGCTAGCTTTATACATCGTTCACCTAGGTCAATTGTTTTTCTTGGAATGACAGTTCCATTGTTTCACAATTTAGAAACCAATATATTTTACACAGTATTTAATCATCCCTCTATATACTCATTCTTATAATCCTTAATTCTGTTTCTAACAAGATGTGCATCCTGATCTCTCATGATGTTATCCTCAAGAATGGGGGCAATGGGTTGTGTGCATCTCTCCAACTTTGTAATATCACAGGAATAGAACTTAAAAATTCCCAGCAAGGGAATTTTAGACAAAACCTTTGCTCAGTGGCAGCTTCTAGTCAGCAGTTTTAAAACATCTGTACACACAGATCATTTAACAAAGATGCTGTAAATGTAGTGTTCATTAACGAACAAGGCAACCCATCTCATGTAGCTGCACCTCCACTTACCTCACCATAACACAAGGGGTTCAGTTCCTCATCACTACGTCAACTTCTGGCATTGAATCTACCATTGCTAAGAATCTTCACAGTGGGAAAAGGCATCCAACATAACACGTTAATCCAAGGCTCCATATTCCCTCTCAGATAGGTataaaaagatcccacagcacccagtgaagaagagcagggaattctcctgatgtcctggccaacatttaaccctcaaccaaaatcatcaCAATAGATTATCTGCTCGTTTATCTCACTGGTGTCCGAGGGACCTTCCTGTGTGCagattagctgccgcgtttccctacattacaacagtgactacacttcaaaagtacttcattggctgtgatgaaCTTCGGGAGGTcttgaggtcaggaaaggtgctaCATTAATGTTTTTCAAGCCCTTCCTTTAATGCATTTCATAGTACAAACTGGATGATGATGAAAACTGTTCATCCAGACCCAGATAATTTGTATCAGCTGGAGATAGTTTCAGAATTAAGTGGCTAGCAGTATacaagtttctttttaactttttgCCCTCTATTCTGTGCCTTTTTTGTTGCTTTCAGTGCAGATGGACGTTTTGAAGGCTCCCTGATGACCAAGGCTATTGTGAAGTATAATGGTACTGTGAGATGGTCACCTCCTGCCAGCTACAAAAGCTCCTGTACAATAGATGTCACATTCTTCCCGTTCGACAAACAAAACTGTTCAATGAAATTCGGATCCTGGACCTATGACGGTGGCCTGGTCGACCTCATTCTGGTGGATGAAGATGTGGACCGAAAGGATTTCTTTGACAACGGGGAGTGGGAAATTTTAAATGCCACGGGAATGAAAGGGACGAGAAGAGATGGCTATTATTCATATCCATTTATCACCTATTCCTTTGTGCTGAGACGTTTGCCTCTTTTCTACACGTTGTTCCTGATTGTCCCCTGCTTTGGTCTATCTTTTCTAACTGTTCTGGTATTCTACTCACCATCAGACGAAGGGGAGAagctctcactgtccacctcAGTTCTGGTTTCCCTGACTGTGTTCCTTCTGCTCATTGAAGAAATAATCCCTTCCTCCTCAAAAGTCATCCCTTTGATTGGCGAGTATTTGCTGTTTATTATGATCTTTGTCACCCTCTCGATCATTGTCACTGTCTTTGTGATAAACATCCATCACCGATCCTCAACCACCTACCACCCCATGGCCCCTTGGGTCAAAAAGCTGTTCCTTCAAACACTCCCCAAACTTCTGTGCATGAGGGGCCACACAGATCGCTACCACTGTGCGGAAAATGCGACAGACAGTCCGAAGGTAAAGCAAAAAACATTCGAGAAACGTCGGCACAATTCGGCAAAGAATGATGAAAATGCGGCTATGGTGGCTATCTTAGAAAGGGCTGCTGAATCGGTGAAATACATCTCCAGCCACATAAAGAAAGAGCATTCCATTCGAGAGGTAAGGCCATTAGGACAGGTACAAGGCTGCAAAGCGCACGTGGGTAGTTCTCAAAACACAATACCGTAAAGATGTATAAGTTGCAGCTTCATTGGTGTTTCTAATGGCTTTGAATACCAGGATGTAACTTACAACCATAACAAGAAAGGAGCATTTAGAAactgtaaacattttttttctaccTAGAATAGTCCTCCTGAATTTCATCTTCATTCCATCATTTTAAAAGAATTCCTCtctcttttcatagaatcatacaaaggttacagcaccatttgccccatcgagtctgtgctggctctatgcaagagcaatcccagctagtcccactcccctgccctatccccatagccctgcaatttttttcctttcaagtacttatccagttcccttttgaaggccatgattgaatctgcctccaccaccgcccctcccccccaaaaaaaaacccctccccggccccctggcaatacattccagatcctaagcattcactgtgtaaaaaagtttttttctcatgtcagctttggttcttttgccaatcaccttaaatctatattctctgattcttgacccttccgccaatgggagcagtttctctctatccactctgtctagacccatcatgattttgaatacctctatcaaatctgctctcaaccttctctgttccaaagagaacaaccccagcttctccagtctatccacgtaactaaagtccctcatccctggaatcattctagtaaatctcttctgcaccctctctaaggccttcacatctttcctaaagtgcaaagcccagaactggacacaatactccagttgtggtcgaaccagtgttttataaagggtcatcatgactttcttgcttttgtactctatgcctctatttataaagcccaggatcccgtatgctttcttaacctctttctcaacctgccctgccaccttcaacaatttgtgcacatatacccacagatctctctgttcctgtacctcttttagaattgtgccctctagtttgtattgtccctcctcgttcttcctaccaaaatgtatcactttgcatttttttgcgttaaatttcatctgctatgtgtccacctattccaccagcatgtctatatcctcttgaagtctatcactaacctcctcactgttcactacacttccaagttttgtgtcatctgcaaaattagaaattgtgccctgtacacccaagtccaagtcattaatatatatcaaaaaaagc is a window encoding:
- the chrnb3a gene encoding neuronal acetylcholine receptor subunit beta-3a codes for the protein MKLLAEIEDTLLRNLFRGYQKWVRPVRNCNDTIKVKFGLEISQLVDVDEKNQLMTTNVWLKQEWNDYKLSWNPDDYGGINTIRVPSESIWLPDIVLYENADGRFEGSLMTKAIVKYNGTVRWSPPASYKSSCTIDVTFFPFDKQNCSMKFGSWTYDGGLVDLILVDEDVDRKDFFDNGEWEILNATGMKGTRRDGYYSYPFITYSFVLRRLPLFYTLFLIVPCFGLSFLTVLVFYSPSDEGEKLSLSTSVLVSLTVFLLLIEEIIPSSSKVIPLIGEYLLFIMIFVTLSIIVTVFVINIHHRSSTTYHPMAPWVKKLFLQTLPKLLCMRGHTDRYHCAENATDSPKVKQKTFEKRRHNSAKNDENAAMVAILERAAESVKYISSHIKKEHSIREVVEDWKFVAQVLDRIFLWLFLLVAILGSVLIFAPALRMWGSIVIMPSVNYHN